ATTATGGGATATATGTACTTGCTGAAATCTTTGTCAGCCTCATCCTCCGTTCGGCCCATTATGGGAAGCGATCTTCTCAGCCGCGTGAGGCTAGAAGCCTTGGCCACCCTGAGGAACATTTCCCAGTAGTCAGGATCGCTGACAAGATCCTTGGCCCAGGTGAATTTTATCTTGTCCGACAGGCCCACAGCGAGCATGCTTTTCCTTATCTGCTCGCCGCTCTTCCTTATCGCTTCCAGATCCCCACCGAGCTTATCATTTATCATTGCGTGCCAGTCCGCCAGGAGAATGGTGAGATCAATACCCATACCAGAAACCTCGTTGAACTTCTTTGGCCACATTAGCCCTATGGCGATGTGCGGTATTCCGGAAGGTTCGAAGCCGCAGTAGGCAGTTACTTTTTTTCCGGACAGGTTGTTAAATTCCTCCGGAGTTATTATCTCGGCCATGTTCCCTGAGAAAGTTTCGAGTGAAAGCATTTTCCAAGTTATCTCTCTTTTCGTATTAAGCTTTGTTCGCAGATCTCGTTAAACGAACAGCGCAAGCACCTGACCCTGCTCTGGTGATTCATTATCGGTTCTGCATACTGAGACCGCATTTCATTCAAAACGTAAAGGAGGCGATCACGTGTGTGCTCATCATTTTTCAGGACAAATGCCCTGTTATTATACTTCAGGACACCGTAAGGGACCTTATATTTTGGATAATTTTCCTCAAGTATCAGGAAGTATGCGGCCATCTGGAATACGTGCCCCTCCTTGGGGTAATCTGAATTTCCGCTCTTGTATTCGAAAGGTATCATCCTGTGTCGTTTTCTCTTTATCATGTCTGGTTTGCCAGATACCCCGTACTTTTCCGAGCGAAGAATTTTTCCATTTGAACTGAGGTCCTGGTATATCCTTTTTCCAGCGGGTATCGAAAACCTCTTCCTCGCCCTGAGGAGAAAATAAATGGCAATGATCGATAAGAAAAGAACAAAGAACAGTATGAGCAAAAGTAATGTCAACGAATCAATCCAACCAGCACAATGATCGCAGCTGCTGCAACTATAACCAGCGAGATAATGGCTGCTTTAATGAAGCCGTACTTGGCAAGGAGAAATCTATGTCTTCTCGTTCCTCTCCTGAACCTTTTTGATGTTTCTTTCGATCTCGGGTAACCTTCCTTGTCCATGTACCAGGCAACAGAGCAGAAAACATATTCTGAAATCTCTGTAGCGCTGATGTAATCCTTATCCGAAGCTTTCTTCATAGGATCTTTCTGATCACGATGTTTGAGAACGGACTCTCCTGCTCAAGTGCTATCTTCTTTTCCCGGGCTAGGAACATGCAATATACAAAGAAGGAGGCAGGGCTGATTTCAAGGTCTTTCCAGACACTTTCCAGCATCAGGCTCTGAGATTCGTAGCTCATTATATGCTCATAAACTCTCTCTATTTCTCTGGCAGGTTCCTCAGAATGCAGCGATTCCACAATCTCGTCGAATGACACAGTAACATCGTTGGTCTGTCTGGGCTTCCTGGAATAGGAGCGTTCGTGTATATATGCCTCTTTCATGGCGCTGAGGAGTTCGATCAGGAACACTTTCCTGTTCTCCCTGTGTCTTACAGGTTCGCGTATCTCAAGCTCTATTGGTTCTGCAAAATTGGCGTAGGTATCAAAGGC
This is a stretch of genomic DNA from Thermoplasmatales archaeon. It encodes these proteins:
- the cas4 gene encoding CRISPR-associated protein Cas4, translated to MTLLLLILFFVLFLSIIAIYFLLRARKRFSIPAGKRIYQDLSSNGKILRSEKYGVSGKPDMIKRKRHRMIPFEYKSGNSDYPKEGHVFQMAAYFLILEENYPKYKVPYGVLKYNNRAFVLKNDEHTRDRLLYVLNEMRSQYAEPIMNHQSRVRCLRCSFNEICEQSLIRKER